A genomic region of Klebsiella sp. RIT-PI-d contains the following coding sequences:
- a CDS encoding glycosyltransferase, with amino-acid sequence MNILQFNVRLAEGGAAGVALDLHQRALHQGLHSRFVYGYGKGGKNSVSHDRYPNVIRHTPRLTSIANLALFRLVNRDLFGNLNSLYRTVIRTPEPVVLHFHVLHSYWLNFERLVDFCRRVRGHKAGVRLVWTLHDHWTVTGRCAFLDGCDGWKSGCQACPTLTNYPPVKIDNARHQVDKKRRLIDAMLALGCQFISPSQHVAEAFNTLFGKGRCRIINNGIDVATETILAGMTPVITAGKPKIAVVAHDLRYDGKTRQQLVRDVIALGEAVEVHTFGKFSPFSGKNVVNHGFLTDKQQLMTELNHMDALLFTSRVDNYPLILCEALSIGVPVLATHSEAAQEVLNKCGGVTLDDAAILACVPQGKEAITQAVFNTTHAAFHQRSRVAYSGQQMLEEYVSFYQNL; translated from the coding sequence ATGAATATTTTACAGTTTAATGTTCGCCTCGCCGAAGGCGGGGCCGCCGGTGTTGCGCTGGATCTGCATCAGCGCGCACTCCACCAAGGACTGCATTCGCGTTTTGTCTACGGCTATGGCAAAGGCGGGAAAAACAGCGTCAGTCACGATCGCTACCCTAATGTGATCCGGCATACGCCGCGTCTGACGTCAATCGCCAATCTGGCGCTATTTCGTCTGGTCAATCGCGATCTGTTCGGCAATCTTAATTCTTTATATCGCACTGTGATCCGCACGCCGGAACCGGTGGTGCTGCATTTTCATGTGCTGCACAGCTACTGGCTTAACTTCGAACGGCTGGTAGATTTTTGCCGGCGGGTCAGGGGGCATAAAGCGGGTGTCAGACTGGTCTGGACCCTACACGATCACTGGACGGTTACCGGGCGCTGTGCATTCCTTGACGGTTGCGACGGCTGGAAATCAGGCTGCCAGGCGTGTCCGACGCTGACTAACTATCCGCCGGTAAAGATTGATAATGCTCGCCATCAGGTGGATAAAAAGCGCCGCCTGATCGACGCCATGCTGGCTCTTGGCTGCCAGTTTATCTCGCCCAGCCAGCACGTTGCGGAAGCCTTTAATACGCTGTTCGGCAAAGGGCGCTGCCGAATCATCAATAACGGTATTGATGTCGCAACCGAAACTATCCTGGCCGGTATGACGCCGGTTATCACCGCCGGAAAACCCAAAATTGCCGTTGTCGCCCACGATTTGCGTTATGACGGTAAGACCCGTCAGCAGCTGGTGCGTGATGTTATTGCCCTCGGAGAAGCCGTGGAAGTACACACCTTCGGCAAGTTCTCGCCCTTTAGCGGCAAAAACGTGGTGAACCACGGCTTCCTGACCGACAAACAGCAGTTGATGACCGAACTCAATCATATGGATGCGCTGCTGTTTACCTCCCGGGTGGACAACTATCCGCTGATCCTGTGTGAAGCGCTGTCCATCGGCGTACCGGTTCTGGCGACCCACAGTGAGGCGGCGCAGGAAGTACTGAATAAATGTGGCGGGGTGACCCTTGATGACGCGGCGATTTTGGCCTGCGTCCCGCAGGGTAAAGAGGCTATAACGCAGGCCGTTTTCAATACTACCCACGCTGCTTTTCATCAACGTAGCCGCGTGGCGTATAGCGGACAACAGATGCTGGAGGAGTATGTCTCGTTCTATCAGAATCTGTAG
- the wcaF gene encoding colanic acid biosynthesis acetyltransferase WcaF: MQELNGFSVPRGFRGASALKVQLWWAVQATLFAWSPQVLYRWRAFLLRLFGAKIGKGVVIRPSVKITYPWKLTVGDYAWVGDDAVLYTLGNITLGNNSVVSQKCYLCTGSHDYTSAHFEITATPIVIGAKCWLATDVFVAPGVTIGDGSVVGARSSVFKSLAGGMVFRGNPLKAVRERVPLSGREAG; encoded by the coding sequence ATGCAGGAATTAAACGGCTTTTCTGTGCCGCGGGGTTTTCGTGGCGCCAGCGCGCTGAAAGTACAATTGTGGTGGGCAGTTCAGGCCACGCTTTTCGCCTGGTCACCGCAGGTTTTATATCGCTGGCGGGCATTTTTATTACGTCTGTTTGGCGCAAAAATTGGTAAAGGTGTGGTAATTCGTCCGTCAGTGAAAATTACCTATCCGTGGAAATTAACCGTTGGTGATTATGCATGGGTTGGTGATGACGCCGTTCTTTATACCCTCGGGAATATTACCCTTGGGAATAATTCGGTGGTATCGCAGAAGTGTTATTTATGCACCGGCAGTCACGATTATACCAGCGCTCATTTTGAGATTACTGCCACGCCGATTGTGATCGGCGCGAAATGCTGGCTGGCGACGGATGTCTTTGTGGCCCCCGGCGTCACCATCGGTGACGGCAGCGTGGTCGGCGCGCGGAGCAGCGTTTTTAAATCGCTTGCGGGCGGGATGGTTTTTCGCGGCAACCCGTTGAAGGCAGTGCGTGAGCGGGTACCTCTCTCAGGGAGAGAGGCGGGGTGA
- the wcaE gene encoding colanic acid biosynthesis glycosyltransferase WcaE — protein sequence MLLSVITVAFRNYDGVVKTWRSLAHLARDENIEFEWIVVDGGSADGTAEFLEKRNAEFNLRYVSEQDDGLYDAMNKGIDMARGKFAIFLNSGDIFHEDIAHVVRQLADKKDNAMFIGDALLDFGDGTKIRRKAKRGWYIYHSLPASHQAIFFPLMGLKTYPYELQYRVSSDYAVAAKLYKYGYKFERIHGLVSEFSMGGVSTSNNLQLCRDAKNVQQTILRVPGVIVHLSYLLRLRTTGKTKALYNKA from the coding sequence ATGCTGTTAAGTGTCATTACTGTCGCCTTCCGTAACTATGACGGAGTGGTTAAAACGTGGCGGTCGCTGGCTCACCTGGCGCGCGATGAAAACATTGAGTTTGAGTGGATAGTGGTTGACGGCGGTTCCGCTGACGGTACGGCCGAATTTCTGGAAAAACGTAACGCAGAGTTTAACTTACGCTATGTTAGCGAGCAGGATGACGGACTGTATGATGCCATGAATAAAGGGATTGATATGGCGCGGGGCAAGTTCGCTATCTTCCTTAATTCCGGTGACATTTTCCACGAAGATATTGCCCACGTTGTTCGCCAGCTCGCAGATAAAAAAGATAATGCAATGTTTATCGGTGATGCGCTGCTTGATTTTGGTGACGGGACTAAAATTCGCCGTAAGGCAAAACGCGGCTGGTATATTTATCACAGCCTGCCGGCCAGTCATCAGGCGATTTTCTTTCCGCTGATGGGTCTGAAAACTTATCCTTATGAACTGCAGTACCGTGTTTCTTCAGATTATGCTGTGGCAGCAAAATTGTATAAATATGGCTATAAATTTGAGCGTATTCACGGTCTGGTTTCAGAGTTTTCAATGGGCGGTGTCTCAACGTCAAATAATCTGCAACTGTGCCGTGATGCAAAGAACGTGCAGCAAACTATTTTACGCGTGCCGGGCGTAATTGTGCATTTATCCTATTTATTACGGCTGCGCACGACGGGCAAAACTAAAGCCTTATATAACAAAGCATAA
- the wcaB gene encoding colanic acid biosynthesis acetyltransferase WcaB has protein sequence MLEDLRANSWSLRPCCMVIAYRVAHFCSVWRKKNVLNNLWAAPVLVLYRLFTECLFGYEIQAAATIGRRFTIHHGYAVVINKNVVIGDDFILRHGVTIGNRGADSLACPVIGNSVELGANVIITGDISIGNHVRIGAGSVVLDSIPDHALVVGEKARIKVSQ, from the coding sequence CTGGAGTCTGCGCCCGTGCTGCATGGTCATCGCCTACCGTGTTGCCCACTTTTGCTCGGTCTGGCGCAAGAAAAATGTGCTTAATAATCTGTGGGCCGCGCCGGTTCTGGTGCTGTACCGCCTGTTTACCGAATGTCTGTTTGGCTATGAAATCCAGGCCGCCGCCACTATTGGTCGACGCTTTACCATCCATCACGGTTACGCGGTGGTGATTAATAAAAACGTGGTCATTGGCGATGATTTTATCCTGCGCCACGGGGTCACTATTGGCAATCGCGGTGCGGATAGCCTTGCCTGTCCGGTGATTGGTAACAGCGTCGAGCTGGGGGCCAACGTGATTATTACCGGCGATATTTCGATCGGCAATCACGTGCGGATTGGTGCGGGCAGCGTGGTACTCGATAGCATCCCGGATCATGCGCTGGTGGTGGGTGAAAAAGCGCGTATCAAGGTGAGCCAATGA
- the wcaD gene encoding colanic acid polymerase WcaD — protein MSRSIRICSYLLLPLIYLLVNVKIVQLGESFPVTIVTFLPLLLLLYIEKISVKKLMIALGAGGGLTLYNYLFGQSLDASKYVTSTMLFVYIVIIIGMVWSIRFKPVSPHNYRKILRFFYAVVTLIVLLAAIEMAQIILSGGSSLMEIISKYLIYSNSYVLNFIKYGGKRTTALYFEPAFFALALISIWLSIKQFGIKTPKTDGMILAGIVLSGSFSGVMTFILFYLLEWAFQYLNKDAIRKRLPLAIISLAFFLIGVFFAMPYIAGRLGELGTEGSSSYYRIVGPLVMVGHSLTSIDGVVRFGSLYEYVASFGIFNGADVGKTIDNGLYLLIIYFSWIAVFLTLWYLFKVARMAVQAFGNNQNYGVQLYLFTPVSLFFTGSIFSPEYAFLIVCPFILRKALNIVQAR, from the coding sequence ATGTCTCGTTCTATCAGAATCTGTAGCTACCTGCTGCTGCCGCTCATATACCTGCTGGTCAATGTCAAAATTGTTCAGCTGGGTGAAAGCTTTCCGGTCACCATCGTGACGTTTTTACCGCTGTTGTTGCTGCTGTATATCGAAAAAATTAGCGTTAAAAAGCTGATGATTGCCCTGGGAGCGGGGGGCGGGCTAACGCTTTATAACTATCTGTTCGGTCAGTCGCTTGATGCCAGCAAATACGTCACCTCGACCATGCTGTTTGTCTACATCGTGATCATCATCGGCATGGTCTGGAGTATTCGCTTTAAACCTGTTTCACCGCATAACTATCGTAAGATCCTGCGCTTTTTCTACGCAGTCGTAACGCTGATAGTTCTGCTGGCGGCGATAGAAATGGCGCAAATTATTCTTAGCGGCGGCAGCAGTTTAATGGAGATTATTTCGAAATATCTTATTTACAGTAATAGCTATGTCCTGAATTTTATCAAATATGGTGGAAAGCGAACCACTGCACTCTATTTCGAACCGGCATTCTTCGCTCTGGCATTAATCTCAATTTGGCTCAGCATCAAACAGTTTGGTATCAAAACACCAAAAACTGATGGTATGATCCTGGCCGGAATTGTTCTTTCTGGATCGTTTTCCGGGGTGATGACATTTATCCTGTTTTATCTTCTGGAATGGGCATTTCAGTATTTGAATAAAGACGCAATAAGGAAGAGGCTGCCTCTGGCAATTATTTCTCTGGCCTTTTTCTTAATTGGTGTGTTTTTCGCGATGCCGTATATTGCCGGACGCCTGGGTGAACTGGGGACGGAAGGCTCATCGTCTTATTACCGTATTGTCGGGCCGCTGGTAATGGTAGGGCATTCATTAACCAGTATTGATGGCGTTGTCAGATTTGGCTCACTTTATGAATATGTCGCATCATTCGGAATCTTTAACGGTGCGGACGTCGGAAAAACAATAGACAATGGCCTGTATCTGCTTATTATTTATTTTTCATGGATCGCCGTATTTTTGACGTTATGGTATTTATTTAAAGTTGCAAGAATGGCGGTGCAGGCATTTGGTAATAACCAAAATTATGGTGTGCAGTTGTATCTTTTTACGCCGGTGTCACTGTTTTTTACCGGCTCAATATTTAGCCCGGAATATGCGTTTTTAATCGTTTGTCCATTTATTTTGCGCAAAGCACTGAATATCGTGCAGGCCAGATGA